One part of the Dysidea avara chromosome 10, odDysAvar1.4, whole genome shotgun sequence genome encodes these proteins:
- the LOC136268857 gene encoding E3 ubiquitin-protein ligase TRIM71-like encodes MLQDISMAAEELKRITSHITCPICLLTYNNPKVLPCQHSYCQECLTNVEKDQKIICPECRKATAVPNTGVKDLPTNLTINHLIDSLLLRRKDGGKVNCEICIEIDPVTSFCFTCSMFMCQACQNHHKRSRDTHQHVIIYLDEQSQPNTAKSIQLKNMLPSCPDHDLELKFYCDTCKRLVCVYCTMNEHVTHSHGALKTKAAKHREQLKITTAPLKEMDDKLSQAHNSITSIREKVIQQHKNVDRDIGRFFDNVIQKVEQQRQHLKQKLNNKVDGEVKLLTSQLQQIENVQDYVTDAKGLASKVEESRDDEMLLNEKELVQRVNEVAETFNQLQIHPVESYAFWFTPSNTDPFPHFGYFVNPQPSQCDITKIPLNMLPGQRVQFTVITKDAKGMALTSGGGAVKVQLDDGRGNIRPVTARDNNNGQYTGSFTTEFIGHHHLSVTIGGQNIKESPFSFVVARNYSKVVRSSKIINDKGTMGWPWGVAFSNNNHWAVADYSSDCIYLFNEQDQLVRKFSSWAASCKAQSYPHGVSFDSKNFLYVVDGGNHRVQKFDLNGKFVMQFGGEGSSGGKLRRPVGIAIHHDKVYIADRDNHRISVYQTDGTYCFSFGSEGNGPRQFKYPWDVAVSPDNTLLVVDSWGHCIQSFQLDGTFIHKFGTQGSCKGEMDSPSSLTVDPNGFILVTESNNNRVSLFDKNFNFVQSFGNKGTGNSQFNGPCGIAISPNGSIYISDTGNKRLVVYQ; translated from the coding sequence ATGCTTCAGGACATCTCAATGGCTGCAGAAGAACTGAAGAGGATTACCAGCCATATTACTTGTCCCATCTGTCTACTAACATACAACAATCCTAAGGTCCTTCCATGTCAGCACTCTTACTGCCAAGAATGTCTAACTAATGTAGAGAAAGACCAAAAGATCATATGCCCTGAATGTAGAAAAGCGACAGCTGTTCCAAATACTGGAGTGAAAGATTTGCCTACCAATTTGACCATCAACCATCTCATTGACAGCTTATTACTAAGAAGAAAAGATGGAGGCAAAGTAAATTGTGAAATATGCATAGAAATAGATCCAGTTACCTCATTCTGCTTTACTTGCTCAATGTTCATGTGTCAGGCATGCCAAAACCATCACAAGCGCAGTAGAGACACTCATCAACATGTTATCATCTACCTAGATGAACAAAGTCAGCCTAACACTGCAAAATCTATTCAACTTAAGAATATGCTCCCTAGTTGTCCAGATCATGACCTGGAGTTGAAATTCTATTGTGATACTTGTAAAAGGCTGGTGTGTGTCTATTGTACTATGAACGAGCATGTCACACATTCTCATGGAGCTTTAAAGACAAAAGCTGCCAAACATAGAGAGCAACTGAAGATAACCACTGCTCCACTGAAAGAAATGGATGATAAATTGTCACAGGCTCATAACAGCATCACCAGCATAAGAGAGAAAGTGATACAACAACACAAGAATGTAGATAGAGACATAGGACGATTCTTTGACAATGTGATACAGAAGGTAGAGCAGCAACGACAACATTTGAAACAAAAACTTAACAACAAAGTAGATGGGGAAGTAAAGTTGTTGACATCACAACTGCAGCAGATAGAAAATGTTCAGGATTATGTAACAGATGCAAAGGGGCTGGCCAGTAAAGTGGAAGAGAGTCGTGATGATGAAATGTTGTTAAATGAGAAAGAGTTAGTGCAACGTGTCAATGAAGTAGCTGAAACATTCAATCAGCTtcaaattcaccctgtagaatccTATGCCTTTTGGTTTACTCCGTCTAATACTGACCCATTTCCCCATTTTGGCTACTTTGTTAACCCGCAGCCCTCACAATGTGATATTACAAAAATTCCTCTTAATATGTTACCAGGGCAAAGAGTACAGTTTACTGTGATTACAAAGGACGCAAAAGGAATGGCTCTTACTAGTGGAGGAGGTGCAGTCAAAGTGCAGTTAGATGATGGAAGAGGTAACATCCGGCCAGTAACAGCAAGGGACAACAATAATGGACAATACACAGGGTCTTTCACCACTGAGTTCATAGGGCATCACCATTTGTCAGTGACTATTGGAGGTCAGAATATCAAGGAGAGTCCCTTTTCCTTTGTTGTTGCAAGGAATTACTCTAAAGTGGTCAGGTCCAGTAAAATCATTAACGATAAAGGCACAATGGGTTGGCCTTGGGGAGTAGCTTTCAGCAACAACAATCACTGGGCAGTAGCTGACTACAGTAGTGACTGTATTTATCTATTCAATGAACAAGATCAACTGGTCAGAAAGTTTAGCAGTTGGGCAGCTTCCTGCAAAGCTCAGAGTTATCCACATGGAGTATCATTTGACAGTAAAAATTTCTTGTATGTAGTGGACGGTGGCAACCACAGGGTGCAGAAATTTGACCTCAATGGAAAGTTTGTTATGCAGTTTGGAGGAGAAGGATCAAGTGGTGGAAAACTTAGAAGACCTGTTGGAATTGCCATACATCATGACAAAGTATACATTGCAGATCGTGACAATCATCGTATCTCGGTATATCAAACAGATGGAACCTACTGCTTTTCATTTGGGTCTGAAGGTAATGGACCTAGGCAGTTCAAGTACCCATGGGATGTTGCTGTTTCTCCTGACAATACTCTGTTAGTGGTCGATAGCTGGGGTCACTGTATTCAGTCATTTCAACTTGATGGTACTTTCATCCACAAGTTTGGTACTCAAGGTAGTTGTAAAGGTGAAATGGACAGCCCATCATCCCTCACTGTTGATCCTAATGGCTTTATTCTTGTGACAGAGAGCAATAACAATCGAGTTTCACTCTTTGACAAAAACTTCAATTTTGTGCAGTCCTTTGGCAATAAGGGAACTGGTAACAGTCAGTTTAATGGGCCATGTGGTATTGCTATCAGCCCTAATGGAAGTATCTACATTAGTGACACTGGTAACAAGAGACTAGTAGTTTATCAGTAA
- the LOC136268859 gene encoding cytochrome b5 reductase 4-like isoform X2: MAGRMTVTDPRQRRRSKLDPGKGLLDWIKLCRKYKQQNDTDQLQMVAFEELQKHNSEDDCWTAFRGVVYDITHYLTFHPGGKSQLMRAAGTDCTMLFNQVHSHVNLSSILITFQVGTLETFGPLSCLLPSEPFLHPGSPFVPRNLSTQKQTLKMTVDISNCEDADGVNIASPVHCIDVNKTPPTPTGSNDKEVANAMAVPEVRSRRTSREQRDQPNVKHDWHQTKRDVIITLNGQNMVFSEEDTILHINDCVFEAKIFLGNWCYNMNVALEHPVSKSKVDAELQIVLEKATEGIYWNSLGVLLPGNAEITPKCSEKDGTQYMKCTLKSVNEVNHNTKIFTFKLPGASHMIIPTGYHVSIKAKQDYQGDWVERSYTPILPLTGDCNNEGSELELMVKLYKNGSMSSILSSLCNGDMIHISYSLGNFTASLLNNVDYVTLIAAGSGFTPMVKLIRNVCNKNHESKRNTKTAVKLLFFNKTANDIMWSEELQSLSKQDCNFTVVHILSHAGNNWTGYRGRVGRRVLQDHVPPAADKQLICVCGQAQFTHIAISTLLDVGFKESNIHAFD, encoded by the exons ATGGCTGGACGGATGACAGTGACAGACCCAAGACAGCGCCGCCGTAGCAAGCTTGATCCTGGAAAAGGCCTGTTGGACTGGATTAAGCTCTGCAGGAAGTACAAGCAGCAAAATGATACGGACCAATTGCAAATGGTAGCCTTCGAAGAGCTGCAGAAACATAATTCTGAAGATGATTGCTGGACTGCATTTAGAG GAGTAGTGTATGACATCACCCACTACCTTACTTTTCATCCTGGTGGAAAATCTCAGTTGATGAGAGCAGCTGGAACTGATTGTACTATGCTATTTAACCAG GTTCACTCCCATGTCAACTTATCGTCCATCCTGATTACATTTCAAGTGGGTACTTTAGAAACATTTGGTCCACTGTCATGCTTGCTGCCATCTGAACCATTCTTACACCCTG GATCTCCTTTTGTTCCAAGAAACCTCAGCACACAAAAACAGACATTGAAAATGACTGTGGATATTTCTAATTGTGAAG ATGCTGATGGTGTCAACATAGCTAGCCCTGTTCATTGCATTGATGTCAACAAGACTCCTCCCACTCCTACTGGTTCAAATG ACAAGGAAGTTGCCAATGCCATGGCTGTTCCTGAAGTCCGTTCAAGGAGAACTTCACGTGAGCAAAGAGACCAACCAAACGTGAA GCATGATTGGCATCAGACTAAAAGAGATGTTATTATCACCTTGAATGGACAAAACATG GTGTTCAGTGAGGAGGATACTATCTTGCACATTAATGATTGTGTGTTTGAAGCTAAAATCTTTCTTGGGAACTGGTGCTACAATATGAATGTTG CTCTGGAGCATCCAGTGAGTAAATCAAAAG TGGATGCTGAGCTGCAGATCGTACTAGAAAAAGCAACTGAAGGAATTTATTGGAATAGTCTAGGTGTACTGCTACCAGGAAATGCTGAAATAACTCCAAAGTGCTCTGAGAAAGATG GTACACAATACATGAAGTGCACTCTGAAGTCAGTCAATGAAGTTAATCACAACACAAAAATATTTACTTTTAAACTACCTGGAGCATCACACATGATAATACCAACAGGATATCATGTCAGTATAAAGGCTAAACAGGACTACCAAg GTGACTGGGTAGAGCGTAGCTATACACCAATACTACCACTGACTGGTGACTGTAACAATGAGGGATCTGAATTGGAGTTGATGGTAAAGTTGTACAAGAATGGATCAATGTCTTCTATCCTTTCATCACTTTGCAATG GAGACATGATACATATCAGCTATTCATTGGGCAACTTCACTGCTTCTCTACTAAACAATGTGGATTATGTGACTCTCATAGCTGCTGGAAGTG GGTTTACACCAATGGTGAAACTGATCAGAAATGTGTGCAATAAAAATCATGAAAGCAAACGAAACACCAAGACAGCAGTTAAACTTCTGTTCTTTAACAAAACAGCCAATGATATCATGTGGAGTGAAGAATTACAATCACTGTCTAAACAAGATTGCAA CTTCACAGTGGTGCACATTCTTTCACATGCTGGAAACAACTGGACTGGATATAGAGGAAGAGTTGGTAGACGTGTACTACAAGATCATGTGCCTCCAGCTGCTGACAAACAGCTGATATGTGTGTGTGGTCAAGCTCAGTTCACTCACATTGCTATCAG CACTCTTCTGGATGTTGGTTTCAAGGAAAGCAACATTCATGCTTTTGATTAA
- the LOC136268859 gene encoding cytochrome b5 reductase 4-like isoform X1 produces MAGRMTVTDPRQRRRSKLDPGKGLLDWIKLCRKYKQQNDTDQLQMVAFEELQKHNSEDDCWTAFRGVVYDITHYLTFHPGGKSQLMRAAGTDCTMLFNQVHSHVNLSSILITFQVGTLETFGPLSCLLPSEPFLHPGSPFVPRNLSTQKQTLKMTVDISNCEDADGVNIASPVHCIDVNKTPPTPTGSNDKEVANAMAVPEVRSRRTSREQRDQPNVKHDWHQTKRDVIITLNGQNMVFSEEDTILHINDCVFEAKIFLGNWCYNMNVALEHPVSKSKVLLVDAELQIVLEKATEGIYWNSLGVLLPGNAEITPKCSEKDGTQYMKCTLKSVNEVNHNTKIFTFKLPGASHMIIPTGYHVSIKAKQDYQGDWVERSYTPILPLTGDCNNEGSELELMVKLYKNGSMSSILSSLCNGDMIHISYSLGNFTASLLNNVDYVTLIAAGSGFTPMVKLIRNVCNKNHESKRNTKTAVKLLFFNKTANDIMWSEELQSLSKQDCNFTVVHILSHAGNNWTGYRGRVGRRVLQDHVPPAADKQLICVCGQAQFTHIAISTLLDVGFKESNIHAFD; encoded by the exons ATGGCTGGACGGATGACAGTGACAGACCCAAGACAGCGCCGCCGTAGCAAGCTTGATCCTGGAAAAGGCCTGTTGGACTGGATTAAGCTCTGCAGGAAGTACAAGCAGCAAAATGATACGGACCAATTGCAAATGGTAGCCTTCGAAGAGCTGCAGAAACATAATTCTGAAGATGATTGCTGGACTGCATTTAGAG GAGTAGTGTATGACATCACCCACTACCTTACTTTTCATCCTGGTGGAAAATCTCAGTTGATGAGAGCAGCTGGAACTGATTGTACTATGCTATTTAACCAG GTTCACTCCCATGTCAACTTATCGTCCATCCTGATTACATTTCAAGTGGGTACTTTAGAAACATTTGGTCCACTGTCATGCTTGCTGCCATCTGAACCATTCTTACACCCTG GATCTCCTTTTGTTCCAAGAAACCTCAGCACACAAAAACAGACATTGAAAATGACTGTGGATATTTCTAATTGTGAAG ATGCTGATGGTGTCAACATAGCTAGCCCTGTTCATTGCATTGATGTCAACAAGACTCCTCCCACTCCTACTGGTTCAAATG ACAAGGAAGTTGCCAATGCCATGGCTGTTCCTGAAGTCCGTTCAAGGAGAACTTCACGTGAGCAAAGAGACCAACCAAACGTGAA GCATGATTGGCATCAGACTAAAAGAGATGTTATTATCACCTTGAATGGACAAAACATG GTGTTCAGTGAGGAGGATACTATCTTGCACATTAATGATTGTGTGTTTGAAGCTAAAATCTTTCTTGGGAACTGGTGCTACAATATGAATGTTG CTCTGGAGCATCCAGTGAGTAAATCAAAAG TGCTCTTAGTGGATGCTGAGCTGCAGATCGTACTAGAAAAAGCAACTGAAGGAATTTATTGGAATAGTCTAGGTGTACTGCTACCAGGAAATGCTGAAATAACTCCAAAGTGCTCTGAGAAAGATG GTACACAATACATGAAGTGCACTCTGAAGTCAGTCAATGAAGTTAATCACAACACAAAAATATTTACTTTTAAACTACCTGGAGCATCACACATGATAATACCAACAGGATATCATGTCAGTATAAAGGCTAAACAGGACTACCAAg GTGACTGGGTAGAGCGTAGCTATACACCAATACTACCACTGACTGGTGACTGTAACAATGAGGGATCTGAATTGGAGTTGATGGTAAAGTTGTACAAGAATGGATCAATGTCTTCTATCCTTTCATCACTTTGCAATG GAGACATGATACATATCAGCTATTCATTGGGCAACTTCACTGCTTCTCTACTAAACAATGTGGATTATGTGACTCTCATAGCTGCTGGAAGTG GGTTTACACCAATGGTGAAACTGATCAGAAATGTGTGCAATAAAAATCATGAAAGCAAACGAAACACCAAGACAGCAGTTAAACTTCTGTTCTTTAACAAAACAGCCAATGATATCATGTGGAGTGAAGAATTACAATCACTGTCTAAACAAGATTGCAA CTTCACAGTGGTGCACATTCTTTCACATGCTGGAAACAACTGGACTGGATATAGAGGAAGAGTTGGTAGACGTGTACTACAAGATCATGTGCCTCCAGCTGCTGACAAACAGCTGATATGTGTGTGTGGTCAAGCTCAGTTCACTCACATTGCTATCAG CACTCTTCTGGATGTTGGTTTCAAGGAAAGCAACATTCATGCTTTTGATTAA